In Dreissena polymorpha isolate Duluth1 unplaced genomic scaffold, UMN_Dpol_1.0 chrUn001, whole genome shotgun sequence, one DNA window encodes the following:
- the LOC127863145 gene encoding uncharacterized protein LOC127863145 yields MWRWLVLMVLLGTPLAAEPSCPVCSKYDYEVSLLERVLSNELALKNTLDKISETHAKVEDTLKAIQGENVKLNHAMTALEIKKKEMDERLNNSINSGITNVSETISEMKTNVQVLVAKTEKELEAMKEQIVVPLVIFHARLHIEAKHTLTGNQVVVFKTVLVNEGRGYDPTTGHFTASVAGVYMFTVQYCPYVAVGIYLEITHEGKPLQRSNHYEKDSYVCVSMQAFAKVAMGEKVWVRSLYSGDLNHNEPYQWNSFAGFLVHL; encoded by the exons ATGTGGCGCTGGCTCGTATTGATGGTTTTATTAGGGACACCCCTTGCTGCAGAGCCTTCCTGTCCCGTGTGTTCCAAGTATGACTACGAAGTAAGCCTTCTCGAACGAGTGCTAAGCAATGAACTGGCACTGAAAAACACCCTGGACAAAATAAGTGAAACACACGCGAAAGTTGAGGACACTTTAAAAGCGATACAAGGGGAGAATGTGAAGCTAAACCACGCAATGACTGCACTGGAAATTAAGAAGAAGGAGATGGACGAAAGGCTTAACAATTCCATCAACTCCGGGATCACAAATGTATCTGAAACTATTTCCGAAATGAAAACAAATGTGCAGGTTCTCGTAGCAAAGACAGAGAAAGAACTCGAGGCAATGAAAG AACAAATTGTCGTGCCTCTGGTGATTTTCCACGCTCGACTTCATATTGAGGCTAAACACACACTCACTGGCAACCAGGTTGTTGTGTTCAAGACCGTTCTGGTTAACGAAGGTCGAGGATATGACCCTACCACTGGACACTTTACGGCGTCTGTAGCTGGAGTGTACATGTTCACAGTGCAGTACTGTCCTTATGTAGCTGTGGGTATTTACCTTGAAATTACACATGAAGGGAAACCGTTGCAGAGATCAAATCACTACGAAAAAGATTCGTATGTCTGTGTCAGCATGCAGGCCTTCGCTAAAGTTGCGATGGGGGAAAAGGTCTGGGTGCGGTCTCTATATTCGGGTGACCTTAACCATAATGAGCCGTATCAGTGGAACAGCTTTGCTGGGTTCCTGgtgcatttataa